The genomic interval CTATGAGGTGACCGGAACCCGCTGGAGTGACGTGAATCGGGCCGCCCACCGGCTCGCCGACGCCCTGCGCGCCTCGCCGCTACTGCAATCCGTCAACACCGACCTGCACGACCATGACCCGGTGCTGGCCATCCACATCCGCCGGCAAGAGGCAGCGGCTTATGGCGTGAGCAGCCAGGCCATCGAGGAAACCCTGAATCTGGCCTTTGGCGGTCGCAAGGTGGGGACGATCTACGGCTCCGCCGACGAATACGAGGTGCTCATGGAGATCGACCCGCGCTATCAGAACAGCATCGCGGCCATGGACACCCTCAGCGTTCCCAGCAACAGCGGCAGCCTGGTACCCTTGTCGGCTCTCGTGCGCATGCACCTGGCCGCCAGCGCCCAAAAACTGCATCAGCACAACGGGCTCCCTGAGGCCAGTGTGTCCTTCAATCTCGCCCCCGGGCACAGCATCGGCGACGTCGTGCCAGCGGTACAACGCATTGCCCATCGCGTGCTGCCCAATGGCATCAGCGGACAGTTTGGCGGCAATGCCCGTCTCTTCCAGGCCTCATTCAAGGAATTACCCATACTGCTCCTGGCAACGATACTCCTCATCTACGTCGTTCTGGCCATCCTCTACGAGCATTTTCTGCACCCGTTGACCATCCTCACGGCTCTCCCGCTGGCTGCCTTTGGCGCACTTCTATTCCTCTATCTGCTGCATTTGCCCCTGGATCTGTATAGTTTTATCGGCATCATCATGCTCCTTGGGCTCGTCAAGAAAAATGGCATCATCCTCCTGGACTTCGCCATAACCCGCCGACGCGACGGACTCACGGCGGAAGAGGCCATCGTGGACGCCTGCTCCGTCCGCTTTCGCCCCATCATGATGACTACCATTGCCGCCATCCTGGGAGTGCTGCCCATAGCCATCGGCTTTGGTACCGGCAGCAGCAGTCGCGTACCTCTGGGTGTTGCCGTGGTGGGCGGTCTCATCTTTTCGCAGTTCCTGACGCTTTATGTCACGCCGGCATTTTATGTGGTCATGGATGGATTGCATGATCTACCCAAGCGTTTTCGCCGGCCATTGCCGAGCCCGTGATGGGCTCTCTCTTGCCGGTTCTGGATGCCGAAGCCTATCCTTGGGGTAATACCGCGTGACGAGGCAGCAAATAGCATGGATCCCGAGAGCCATTGGCAGAATATATACGCTGAAAAATCAACGAACAGTGTGAGTTGGTTCTGTGCTCACGATACACCGTCTTTGGCGATACTGGATACCCTCCAGCTAAAATGTACTGACCCGATCATCGATATCGGGGGCGGTGCCTCGACTTTTGTTGACGATCTTCAACAACGAGGATTTCGGGATATAACGGTGCTGGATATTTCCGCGACAGCGTTGGACGCGGCGCGGGCCAGACTTGGACCGCAGTCCGGCACAATAAAATGGGTAGTCGGTAATGTTCTTGATATCGACTTGCCCAAACGACACTATCGTCTGTGGCGCGACAGAGCCGTGTTCCATTTCCTCATCGAGGCAAAGGACAGG from Acidithiobacillus caldus ATCC 51756 carries:
- a CDS encoding class I SAM-dependent methyltransferase gives rise to the protein MDPESHWQNIYAEKSTNSVSWFCAHDTPSLAILDTLQLKCTDPIIDIGGGASTFVDDLQQRGFRDITVLDISATALDAARARLGPQSGTIKWVVGNVLDIDLPKRHYRLWRDRAVFHFLIEAKDRAAYLDQLKGSLVAGGDIIIATFASDGPERCSGLPVVRYDADDLHRELGKDFALMTSRKILHKTPAGNDQWFTYCHFRLSGGAHDERSV